A segment of the Catenuloplanes nepalensis genome:
GTTGGCGGCGACGCGGAGCCAGGGGAAGAGGCTGCGGCCGTACTCCTGGAAGACGACGGCCATGCCGGGCGGCGGCGCGGTCACCGGCGAGCCCGCGAACGTGACCGTGCCGGCCGACGGCGGGAGTAGTCCGGCGATGCACTTGAGCAGCGTGGTCTTGCCGCAGCCGGACGGGCCTACCAGGCAGGTCAGGTCGCCGTCCGCGACCGTGAACGTGAGGTCGCGGATCGCCTCGATGGTGCGGCCGTCGCCGGTGTAGGTCTTCCGCAGGCCGTTGACGTCGAGCATGGGTCAGCCCTTCTGTGCGCGGCGCAGTCCGTGGTACCAGCCCAGGATCGCGGTCTCGGCCAGCCGGAACAGGCCGGAGAGCACGACGCCGAGCAGGCCGAGCAGGATGATGCCGGTCCACATCTCCGGGATCGCGAAGCTGCGCTGGAATTCGACGATCGTGTAGCCGAGGCCGGAGCTGGCGGCGAACATCTCGCTGATCACCATGAGGATGATCGCGAGGGAGAGCGCCTGGCGGGCGCCGGCGACGATCTGCGGGCTCGCGGCCGGCAGCGTCAGCCGCCACAGCCGGGCCGGGCCGGTGAGCCCGTAGGCGCGGGCGGTCTCGGTGAGCACGCCGTCGACCGCGCGCACGCCCTCGACCGTGTTGAGCAGGATCGGCCAGACGCAGCCGGACACGATGACCAGGATCTTCATGCCGTCACCGATGCCCGCGAACAGCATGATCACGGGTACGAGCACCGGCGGCGGGACCGCGCGCAGGAACTCCAGCACCGGTTCGACCGTGGCGCGCACCCGGGGCCGGCTACCGATCAGCACGCCGAGCCCGACGCCGAGCAGCAGCGCCAGCGCGAAGCCGGCCAGCAGCCGCAGCAGGCTGGGGAGCACGTCGGCCCGGAGACGGTCGAGCGTCCAGACATCAAAGAAAACAGCCACGATCGACTGCAACGGGGGTACGTAGAAGTCCGTGCTGCCCGCGGTCGCCACCCACCACGCCACCACCAGCACGATCGGCAGCCCCAGCCAGTAGACGATCCTCATACCGCCGCCTCCCCGCGGACCGACTGGTGCCAGCGCAGCGCGTGCCGTTCGACCGCGCGGGCGCCCACGTTGATCGCGACGCCGAGCAGGCCGGTGACCACGATCAGCGCGTACAGGTCCGGGATCGCGCCGGAGCTCTGCGCGACCGCGATGCGCGCGCCGAGCCCGGGTGCGCCGATGCCCAGCTCACCGGTGACGCACAGGATCAGCGCGACCGCGGCGGCGAGGCGCAGGCCGGTCATCACGTACGGCAGGGCGGTCGGCCAGAGCACGTGCCGGATCCGGGCCGCGCGGCCGAGCCCGTAGGCGCGCGCGGTCTCGTCCGCGACCGGGTCGACGTCGCGCACGCCGTAGAGCACCTGGACCAGCATCTGCCAGAACGCGGCGTAGACGACCAGGACCAGCTTGGACTGCAGGCTGGCGCCGTAGAGCACCACGACCAGCGGGATCAGCGCCACGGACGGGATCGGCCGGAGGAACTCGATGGTGGACGCGGTCAGCTCGCGCAGCACCGGCACCGCGCCGATCAGCAGGCCGAGCACGACGCCGGCGACGGCCGCGATCAGCAGGCCGAGCACCCAGCCGGACAGCGTGTCGCGCAGCGCGGCCCAGAATCCGGCGTCGGCCAGCTCGCCGCCGAGCGCGACCGCGATCTCGGCGGCCGGTGGGAGGTAGCGCGACGGGACCAGGCCGGCGCGCGGGATCACCTCCAGGAGCAGCACGAACCCGCCGAGGCCGGCGAGGCCCAGGAGGGGTTTCACGGCAGCAGCTTGCCCAGGTCCGGTGCGGCGTCGCCGAAGATGCCGTCGGTGGTGCCGAGCGCGGCCAGCGTCGCGAGCGAGGCCCGGTTCACCTCGGTCGGCCACTTCGGCAGGATCAGTGCGGTCCGCACCTCCTCGCTGATCTTCGTGTAGCTGCTGAGCACGGCACGCACCTCGTCCGGGTGGGCGTCCGCGTACGCCAGCGACTCGTTGATCGCCTCGGTGAAGTTCTTCACCAGCTCGGGCTCGTCGGCGATCAGCTTCGTCCCGGCGAAGTAGGCCGCGATCGTCAGGTT
Coding sequences within it:
- a CDS encoding ABC transporter permease gives rise to the protein MRIVYWLGLPIVLVVAWWVATAGSTDFYVPPLQSIVAVFFDVWTLDRLRADVLPSLLRLLAGFALALLLGVGLGVLIGSRPRVRATVEPVLEFLRAVPPPVLVPVIMLFAGIGDGMKILVIVSGCVWPILLNTVEGVRAVDGVLTETARAYGLTGPARLWRLTLPAASPQIVAGARQALSLAIILMVISEMFAASSGLGYTIVEFQRSFAIPEMWTGIILLGLLGVVLSGLFRLAETAILGWYHGLRRAQKG
- a CDS encoding ABC transporter permease, with translation MKPLLGLAGLGGFVLLLEVIPRAGLVPSRYLPPAAEIAVALGGELADAGFWAALRDTLSGWVLGLLIAAVAGVVLGLLIGAVPVLRELTASTIEFLRPIPSVALIPLVVVLYGASLQSKLVLVVYAAFWQMLVQVLYGVRDVDPVADETARAYGLGRAARIRHVLWPTALPYVMTGLRLAAAVALILCVTGELGIGAPGLGARIAVAQSSGAIPDLYALIVVTGLLGVAINVGARAVERHALRWHQSVRGEAAV